Proteins found in one Anopheles aquasalis chromosome 3, idAnoAquaMG_Q_19, whole genome shotgun sequence genomic segment:
- the LOC126576396 gene encoding uncharacterized protein LOC126576396 isoform X1 — translation MQQRALAAAFQLNIAVLLLSLVTVQCDLNVFPSNQLSIMEGAGFLAYLDAPPSTRWIHCSVQINGQSYSLDSDQVHTIGGQTTVERFDTTRCGVRVMSLQKSLESSWLLYGTDEAGLEGNATLKLTVLSIQFVDQLNITATGTSPSVTVRCPDGGNPRHCRIIDAEQNVYEVCSRYVEINEKHSTFWCHSLFWGDMIERITKINVHVQEDDSDVKATIEETDEHVVLNCLYRRSVSLCRAHSETDNRQMMLMDGTLADRYSSYNTKLNSGLCSLEIKKPLIPGDIGLWRIYQHLNPNDHTGCVFDLRKKLQAENVAAKSGSAYIHTRTETGGHRHEEEQQKINPTRIEIFHDPRSSTTTQTQLTCEVPYALQYCYLSGPTTGDYAPQRFDYLKSLGQCRFDVANITAGTWACGINDEHGAEDHLTYYDVRVYEQPARVVTGATLTASTGDRKERLLCKTILDLPIDLCRFLDPAGEVHGLSDMMKPSSESRFRYHGAGLREGECGLEIAELEEKDFGRWKCLLKVRNREYEIPMDIVEEAMSVGAVVAICLAATIVLIGIGFFVYRRMNRRYSGPTYTVSSSMTNVSNGSHQS, via the exons ATGCAGCAGAGAGCTCTAGCAGCTGCGTTTCAGTTGAACATCGCCGTTCTTCTGCTCTCCCTGGTCACCGTACAGTGTGACCTGAATGTGTTTCCGTCAAACCAATTATCGATTATGGAAGGAGCCGGATTTCTGGCCTATCTTGATGCTCCACCGAGTACGCGTTGGATTCACTGCTCCGTGCAGATCAACGGCCAATCCTACAGTCTGGACAGTGATCAGGTACACACCATCGGTGGACAAACGACGGTCGAGCGGTTCGATACGACCAGGTGCGGTGTGCGGGTGATGAGCCTTCAGAAATCCCTTGAATCCAGCTGGCTACTGTACGGTACGGATGAGGCCGGTCTGGAAGGAAACGCTACGCTGAAGCTCACCGTGTTGT CCATTCAGTTCGTGGATCAGCTGAATATTACTGCCACGGGCACGTCTCCATCGGTAACGGTTCGGTGTCCGGATGGAGGAAATCCGCGTCACTGCCGTATCATCGATGCGGAGCAGAACGTGTACGAGGTGTGCTCGAGATACGTGGAGATCAACGAGAAACATAGTACCTTCTGGTGCCATTCGCTGTTCTGGGGTGACATGATCGAGCGCATCACGAAGATCAACGTGCACGTGCAAG AGGACGATAGTGATGTGAAGGCGACGATCGAGGAAACGGATGAGCACGTGGTGCTGAACTGTCTTTACCGACGATCGGTGAGCTTGTGCCGGGCCCACTCCGAAACCGACAACCgccagatgatgctgatggatggtACACTGGCCGATCGATACTCGTCATACAATACTAA ACTTAACAGTGGATTATGCTCGCTGGAGATCAAGAAACCACTCATCCCGGGTGATATCGGGCTATGGCGCATTTATCAGCATCTCAATCCGAACGATCACACCGGCTGCGTGTTTGATCTGAGGAAAAAATTACAGGCGGAAAATGTGGCGGCCAAATCAGGCTCGGCGTACATACACACCAGGACagaaaccggtggccaccggcatGAGGAAGAGCAACAGAAGATAAATCCAACCCGGATCGAGATATTCCATGATCCACGCTCCTCGACCACAACGCAAACGCAGTTAACCTGCGAAGTACCGTACGCCCTCCAGTACTGCTACCTTTCCGGTCCAACCACAGGAGATTATGCACCGCAGCGGTTCGATTATCTGAAATCCCTCGGTCAGTGTCGGTTCGACGTGGCCAACATTACGGCCGGTACGTGGGCTTGCGGTATCAACGATGAGCACGGTGCCGAGGATCATCTAACGTACTACGATGTGCGGGTTTACGAGCAACCGGCACGTGTTGTGACCGGTGCGACGCTAACGGCAAGCACAGGCGATCGTAAAGAGCGCCTGCTCTGCAAAACGATCCTTGACCTGCCGATCGATCTGTGCCGTTTCTTGGATCCGGCCGGCGAGGTACACGGTCTGTCGGATATGATGAAACCATCGAGCGAATCCCGGTTCCGGTATCATGGGGCGGGCTTGCGCGAGGGTGAGTGTGGCCTCGAGATTGCcgagctggaggagaaggactTTGGCCGCTGGAAGTGTCTGTTGAAGGTGCGCAACCGGGAGTACGAGATCCCGATGGACATCGTTGAGGAAG CTATGAgcgttggtgctgttgttgctatttGTCTCGCCGCTACGATCGTCCTGATAGGGATCGGATTCTTTGTGTACCGGCGCATGAACCGCCGCTACTCCGGACCCACCTATACCGTCTCGTCGAGCATGACGAACGTTTCGAACGGATCCCATCAATCGTGA
- the LOC126576396 gene encoding uncharacterized protein LOC126576396 isoform X2: protein MQQRALAAAFQLNIAVLLLSLVTVQCDLNVFPSNQLSIMEGAGFLAYLDAPPSTRWIHCSVQINGQSYSLDSDQVHTIGGQTTVERFDTTRCGVRVMSLQKSLESSWLLYGTDEAGLEGNATLKLTVLSIQFVDQLNITATGTSPSVTVRCPDGGNPRHCRIIDAEQNVYEVCSRYVEINEKHSTFWCHSLFWGDMIERITKINVHVQEDDSDVKATIEETDEHVVLNCLYRRSVSLCRAHSETDNRQMMLMDGTLADRYSSYNTKLNSGLCSLEIKKPLIPGDIGLWRIYQHLNPNDHTGCVFDLRKKLQAENVAAKSGSAYIHTRTETGGHRHEEEQQKINPTRIEIFHDPRSSTTTQTQLTCEVPYALQYCYLSGPTTGDYAPQRFDYLKSLGQCRFDVANITAGTWACGINDEHGAEDHLTYYDVRVYEQPARVVTGATLTASTGDRKERLLCKTILDLPIDLCRFLDPAGEVHGLSDMMKPSSESRFRYHGAGLREGECGLEIAELEEKDFGRWKCLLKVRNREYEIPMDIVEEGEL, encoded by the exons ATGCAGCAGAGAGCTCTAGCAGCTGCGTTTCAGTTGAACATCGCCGTTCTTCTGCTCTCCCTGGTCACCGTACAGTGTGACCTGAATGTGTTTCCGTCAAACCAATTATCGATTATGGAAGGAGCCGGATTTCTGGCCTATCTTGATGCTCCACCGAGTACGCGTTGGATTCACTGCTCCGTGCAGATCAACGGCCAATCCTACAGTCTGGACAGTGATCAGGTACACACCATCGGTGGACAAACGACGGTCGAGCGGTTCGATACGACCAGGTGCGGTGTGCGGGTGATGAGCCTTCAGAAATCCCTTGAATCCAGCTGGCTACTGTACGGTACGGATGAGGCCGGTCTGGAAGGAAACGCTACGCTGAAGCTCACCGTGTTGT CCATTCAGTTCGTGGATCAGCTGAATATTACTGCCACGGGCACGTCTCCATCGGTAACGGTTCGGTGTCCGGATGGAGGAAATCCGCGTCACTGCCGTATCATCGATGCGGAGCAGAACGTGTACGAGGTGTGCTCGAGATACGTGGAGATCAACGAGAAACATAGTACCTTCTGGTGCCATTCGCTGTTCTGGGGTGACATGATCGAGCGCATCACGAAGATCAACGTGCACGTGCAAG AGGACGATAGTGATGTGAAGGCGACGATCGAGGAAACGGATGAGCACGTGGTGCTGAACTGTCTTTACCGACGATCGGTGAGCTTGTGCCGGGCCCACTCCGAAACCGACAACCgccagatgatgctgatggatggtACACTGGCCGATCGATACTCGTCATACAATACTAA ACTTAACAGTGGATTATGCTCGCTGGAGATCAAGAAACCACTCATCCCGGGTGATATCGGGCTATGGCGCATTTATCAGCATCTCAATCCGAACGATCACACCGGCTGCGTGTTTGATCTGAGGAAAAAATTACAGGCGGAAAATGTGGCGGCCAAATCAGGCTCGGCGTACATACACACCAGGACagaaaccggtggccaccggcatGAGGAAGAGCAACAGAAGATAAATCCAACCCGGATCGAGATATTCCATGATCCACGCTCCTCGACCACAACGCAAACGCAGTTAACCTGCGAAGTACCGTACGCCCTCCAGTACTGCTACCTTTCCGGTCCAACCACAGGAGATTATGCACCGCAGCGGTTCGATTATCTGAAATCCCTCGGTCAGTGTCGGTTCGACGTGGCCAACATTACGGCCGGTACGTGGGCTTGCGGTATCAACGATGAGCACGGTGCCGAGGATCATCTAACGTACTACGATGTGCGGGTTTACGAGCAACCGGCACGTGTTGTGACCGGTGCGACGCTAACGGCAAGCACAGGCGATCGTAAAGAGCGCCTGCTCTGCAAAACGATCCTTGACCTGCCGATCGATCTGTGCCGTTTCTTGGATCCGGCCGGCGAGGTACACGGTCTGTCGGATATGATGAAACCATCGAGCGAATCCCGGTTCCGGTATCATGGGGCGGGCTTGCGCGAGGGTGAGTGTGGCCTCGAGATTGCcgagctggaggagaaggactTTGGCCGCTGGAAGTGTCTGTTGAAGGTGCGCAACCGGGAGTACGAGATCCCGATGGACATCGTTGAGGAAGGTGAG CTATGA
- the LOC126576398 gene encoding mitochondrial import receptor subunit TOM20 homolog — protein sequence MEISKTIGIAAGVAGTLFLGYCIYFDHKRRKDPSFKKKLRERRKNKKSAASAGPRTTIPNLTDHEEVQRFFLQEIQRGESLIASGDIENGVEHLANAVIVCGQPTQLLQILQQTLPAQVFALLITRMRQYGSQQAGENDKAKLQEMNDDLE from the exons ATGGAGATCAGCAAAACCATTGGCATCGCGGCTGGGGTCGCCGGAACGCTCTTCCTCGGCTACTGCATATACTTTGACCACAAGCGGCGAAAGGATCCGAGCTTCAAGAAGAAGCTGCGCGAAA gacGGAAGAACAAGAAGTCGGCGGCATCGGCGGGCCCAAGGACAACAATCCCCAACCTGACAGATCACGAGGAGGTGCAAAG attcTTCCTCCAGGAGATCCAGCGTGGTGAATCGCTCATCGCGTCCGGTGACATTGAAAACGGGGTCGAGCATTTAGCCAACGCGGTCATCGTGTGCGGCCAACCGACGCAATTGTTGCAG ATCCTCCAGCAAACGCTGCCAGCCCAGGTGTTCGCCCTGCTGATCACGCGCATGCGACAGTACGGCAGCCAGCAGGCCGGCGAGAACGATAAGGCCAAGCTGCAGGAAATGAACGATGATCTGGAGTAG
- the LOC126576393 gene encoding RING finger protein 17-like, whose translation MKTTSTVKIENLVNSGRSLTWIEPPVCRSCSLPFSSNASDVLEKRLPFLLNCQHVLCESCVLESRTRNGVVCQECRTQTPLLGDESAALSLQPSLYLLGAIQQGQYELLNLDQDSVPVKPDRKRTDSLGPAIRKLAPSDLDTVEQVRKLLLSAYHSYERNKKKLETCGRQQEENVSKVIEQVNGCFLKRHHLLQLAEQQVMSKIRGRYVELRHQRDEAQTQLQQAHDRLKRYLKQVKKIENNQATDSRSKEAWLAFSADVKEFLETVPLKLLDDAKQHGTPFVYHPMEESLFLRSMPTYGTIVTENKKYVEVKLLPHTAQAKEKEKEKPKEKGRTRSPDCTSSQREKEKTPPLKQQLERHSSGSSSKHKQKRKDKSPVKDKPETASVAASASSSSKSPVTSQPIQLRGDCIPHDTVVVTNVNSPHEIFVQRELFAQHSQMMAEMCSLDAEQYVSECPEKPLEIVEGAMYLVQPVVPSSFSWPSKWYRARVLKAYPSQQYLVLYVDFGHQEQVPASKICPISKDLRVFDFCVQKVQLYGLAMVPPERAGGQDAKLAECCQVLIDLIAHRTLMMATLSANSKSTACVDLLVPEGCSTRQPPQSLREALLYLGFCRVSSTLVTSGPPASVIKRHEKWMQARFKPYGKMLPSPQIAEVDTFPCTILHSTSPNSFHLMPRLWLKTKLEPLQQLLDVYGPNAPKVYHPFVGLICVFGYDGDDGTVRWMRCRIEKVGLAECDLKAIDTGRQYACVPWYNIRLLDPAADCYWMHPLALECRLAHITPKVTAIADVCDEPDWSKEAIAEFNTVVGSQTSDFEVTIERCESDQSFSVLLYLLNRSTKDTCINGKLVRNGHAISFGHEKALADRTKKVIEVVEPVPGPVLNVPPSSKQGKERLKDPRIRVEVLSPVSSPSEFYIRLQSCVAGLEELHNTIQQYMEQMLEEESEQPEVERTIGEMCVAFTPTSPGSDSEWYRACVTEVAEPFYQMLLIDTAQSVKVHRTNVARLPLRFQQIQPGAVRCRLGNVVPIGGQQQWHKTSLDGFKKAIATSSLHAISLDAANMKQAEASAPLPVVLWALMEEEVAPLAPRRDRYININQSLINYGLAHCITRPGSAAATAASPGKDDPVALLEEAISAQFRARFERLQQFFRTVDDVTGNQAASAPVRMRDIVASAPDSECGELLSLIDQQPMPISDWLPPTAPIEKTVFVGRPTFVADDGALYLHDECQEPLLTRMAESIRLHVENAQQLRQQQQHQGKRKMRLLKGDPCLARFHLDGNWYRGKVLEVKKDHYSVQFVDYGNVEQCNGTDLWDETICTRIPVQTYRLRLANIAPADTRGWTRPAVETFHSLIVGKRCTVRIVDQFGTPQDPAAPLCTLQTIGDESCSGVKVDEALLGLNELFVRRNNPKPNLIERSYQQLMVPETISPHYSSRAAQDIIALMNEVQEQFGRSPGVASDEHADDPYAWNDGAADDTSGEVANRAQIFNLCSPPPDRHSSAPSTDEEGCVAVEDTLFSTPLPSPATFDSNELETSSRLCSVERAQGPEDDNDDDVRDADVEYTRGGAVPFRGFRMLELTPSQTSFYASCTNYNDPLTLHIYPHLEGHRKRCDQMAKSIQEYAKSTNKMRLWQARMLEPGSPCLALYAEDGLYYRAIIEGWDEEERTARVLYVDYLNRAAVSIDRDLRRCPIALRNVPVHNLMVRLAGVQPNPRQRPDDVSRQLVTHLQRTFFVRVVGKVNKRRMNDDDEPEESFEELNEPANEIPLVELYTEADCRTLIYQKLIDEKVFIKPSFSLSRKR comes from the exons ATGAAGACTACGAGTACGGTGAAGATTGAGAATCTGGTGAACAGCGGGCGGTCCCTAACCTGGATCGAGCCACCCGTCTGCCGCTCCTGTTCGCTTCCGTTCTCGAGTAACGCTTCGGATGTGCTGGAGAAACGGTTGCCGTTCCTGCTGAATTGCCAGCACGTTCTGTGCGAGTCGTGTGTGCTCGAGTCTCGCACCCGCAATGGTGTCGTGTGCCAGGAATGCCGTACCCAAACGCCGCTGCTGGGCGATGAAAGTGCAGCGTTGTCGCTGCAGCCCAGCCTGTACCTGCTCGGCGCCATCCAGCAGGGCCAGTACGAGCTGCTCAATCTCGACCAGGACAGTGTGCCGGTCAAGCCGGACCGGAAACGGACGGACTCTTTGGGACCGGCGATCCGGAAGCTTGCACCATCCGACCTGGATACGGTGGAACAAGTCCGGAAGCTGCTATTATCGGCCTACCATTCGTACGAGCGCAACAAGAAAAAGCTGGAAACATGTGGCCGCCAGCAGGAGGAGAACGTGAGCAAGGTAATCGAACAGGTGAACGGCTGCTTCCTGAAGCGACATCACTTGCTGCAGCTGGCGGAGCAACAGGTTATGAGCAAGATTCGAGGTCGGTATGTCGAACTGCGGCATCAGCGCGATGAAGCGCAAACTCAGTTGCAGCAGGCGCACGATCGACTGAAACGCTATCTGAAGCAGGTTAAAAAGATCGAAAACAATCAAGCTACCGACAGTCGATCGAAGGAAGCGTGGCTAGCGTTCAGTGCGGATGTAAAAGAGTTCCTTGAAACAGTGCCACTGAAGCTGCTCGATGACGCCAAGCAACATGGCACGCCCTTCGTCTACCATCCAATGGAAGAATCTTTGTTCCTTCGATCTATGCCGACCTACGGCACCATAGTTACCGAAAACAAGAAATATGTGGAAGTTAAATTGCTACCCCATACCGCACAGgcaaaggagaaggagaaggagaagccaAAGGAAAAGGGCCGCACGCGATCGCCAGACTGTACATCGTCCCAgcgcgagaaggaaaagacgCCACCATTGAAGCAGCAACTCGAGCGGCACAGTAGTGGCAGCTCCTCAAAGCACAAACAGAAACGAAAGGACAAGAGCCCTGTGAAGGATAAGCCGGAAACCGCATCGGTCGCAGCTAGtgcttcgtcgtcatcgaagtCACCCgtcaccagccagccgattCAACTGAGAGGAGACTGCATTCCACACGATACGGTCGTAGTGACCAACGTGAACTCACCGCACGAGATATTTGTTCAGCGCGAGCTTTTTGCGCAGCACTCACAGATGATGGCGGAGATGTGTAGTTTGGATGCTGAACAGTACGTCTCGGAGTGTCCTGAGAAACCGCTCGAGATCGTTGAAGGGGCCATGTATCTGGTGCAGCCTGTCGTACCGTCATCATTCAGCTGGCCGTCAAAGTGGTACAGGGCGCGCGTGCTTAAGGCTTACCCTTCCCAACAGTATCTCGTGCTGTACGTCGACTTCGGGCATCAGGAGCAAGTGCCGGCGAGCAAAATATGTCCGATTTCAAAGGATCTGCGCGTTTTCGATTTCTGTGTGCAGAAGGTGCAACTGTACGGGCTCGCGATGGTCCCACCGGAACGGGCAGGTGGACAGGATGCGAAACTTGCGGAATGTTGTCAGGTGTTGATCGATTTGATAGCGCACCGGACACTGATGATGGCTACGCTGAGCGCAAACTCGAAAAGCACCGCCTGCGTTGATCTGCTGGTACCGGAAGGATGCTCAACCAGGCAACCACCACAATCCCTCCGAGAGGCTCTGCTCTACCTTGGTTTTTGCAGGGTCTCCTCTACCTTGGTTACTTCCGGCCCCCCTGCTTCGGTAATCAAGAggcatgaaaaatggatgcaaGCCCGGTTCAAGCCCTACGGGAAAATGCTGCCATCACCACAAATTGCTGAGGTAGATACCTTCCCGTGTACCATTCTGCACAGCACTTCGCCAAACAGTTTTCATCTCATGCCAAGATTGTGGCTTAAGACGAAACTCGAACCTCTGCAGCAACTGTTGGATGTTTACGGGCCAAATGCACCGAAAGTGTATCACCCTTTCGTTGGGCTGATTTGTGTTTTCGGGTACGACGGAGACGATGGTACGGTACGCTGGATGCGTTGCAGAATCGAGAAGGTCGGTTTGGCCGAGTGTGATCTCAAGGCGATCGATACTGGTCGTCAGTACGCGTGTGTACCGTGGTACAACATACGACTGCTCGATCCAGCCGCTGACTGTTACTGGATGCATCCACTTGCCCTCGAGTGCCGGTTGGCGCACATCACTCCCAAGGTAACTGCGATCGCCGATGTTTGCGACGAGCCCGACTGGTCTAAGGAGGCGATAGCAGAGTTCAACACGGTCGTCGGTAGTCAAACGAGCGATTTTGAGGTAACGATCGAACGTTGCGAATCTGACCAGTCCTTCAGCGTGCTACTGTATCTGTTGAATCGATCAACGAAAGATACATGCATCAATGG AAAGCTCGTTCGAAATGGTCACGCCATCTCCTTTGGTCATGAGAAAGCACTGGCAGATCGTACCAAAAAGGTGATCGAAGTCGTTGAACCGGTCCCCGGGCCCGTGCTCAACGTGCCGCCATCATCGAAGCAAGGAAAAGAGCGCTTGAAGGATCCACGTATCCGTGTCGAGGTGTTGTCACCGGTCAGCTCGCCCTCCGAATTCTACATCCGGCTGCAATCGTGCGTGGCAGGGCTGGAGGAGCTGCACAATACGATCCAACAGTACATGGAGCAAATGCTGGAGGAGGAGTCCGAGCAGCCGGAGGTAGAACGTACCATCGGAGAAATGTGTGTTGCGTTCACACCGACCAGCCCGGGAAGTGATAGCGAATGGTATCGTGCATGCGTAACCGAGGTAGCGGAACCGTTCTAccagatgctgctgatcgatacGGCACAAAGCGTGAAGGTACATCGAACGAACGTCGCCCGGCTACCCTTACGTTTCCAGCAAATTCAACCCGGTGCCGTGCGCTGCCGGTTGGGGAATGTGGTGCCAATAGGAGGCCAACAGCAGTGGCATAAAACGTCGCTCGATGGTTTCAAGAAAGCGATCGCTACCTCATCCCTGCACGCCATCTCCCTAGATGCTGCCAACATGAAGCAGGCAGAAGCGAGCGCGCCGCTACCGGTGGTACTGTGGGCGCTgatggaagaagaagtagCCCCGCTAGCACCACGACGCGATCGCtacatcaacatcaaccaaTCGCTCATTAACTACGGTCTGGCGCATTGCATTACCCGCCCTGGGAGCGCGGCAGCTACCGCAGCGTCCCCGGGCAAGGACGATCCGGTGGCGCTACTCGAGGAAGCGATCAGTGCCCAGTTTCGGGCGAGGTTCGAACGATTGCAGCAGTTTTTTCGAACCGTCGACGATGTCACCGGCAACCAAGCGGCGTCGGCTCCAGTGAGGATGCGTGACATCGTCGCATCAGCCCCGGACAGTGAGTGCGGCGAGTTGCTGTCACTGATCGATCAGCAGCCGATGCCGATTAGCGACTGGTTACCACCGACTGCACCCATCGAGAAGACCGTTTTCGTCGGCCGGCCCACGTTTGTCGCGGACGATGGTGCACTGTATCTGCACGACGAGTGTCAGGAACCGCTGCTGACACGTATGGCCGAATCAATTCGACTGCACGTCGAGAACGCACAGcagctgcggcagcagcaacagcaccaggggAAAAGAAAGATGCGCCTTTTAAAAGGAGATCCGTGCCTTGCCCGCTTTCATCTCGATGGTAATTGGTACCGGGGTAAGGTGCTGGAGGTGAAGAAGGATCACTATAGCGTACAGTTCGTCGATTACGGTAACGTGGAACAGTGCAATGGGACGGATCTTTGGGATGAAACCATCTGCACACGTATACCGGTACAAACGTACCGACTGCGCTTAGCCAATATCGCACCAGCGGACACTCGTGGATGGACAAGACCAGCGGTGGAAACGTTCCATTCCCTCATCGTCGGTAAACGCTGTACGGTTCGTATCGTGGATCAATTCGGTACGCCACAGGATCCAGCAGCACCCCTATGCACGCTGCAGACGATCGGAGATGAAAGTTGCAGCGGTGTGAAGGTTGATGAAGCCCTACTCGGACTGAATGAGCTGTTTGTTCGTCGAAACAATCCCAAACCGAATCTGATAGAACGATCTTATCAGCAGCTGATGGTACCGGAAACCATCAGTCCGCATTATAGCAGCCGTGCTGCCCAAGATATCATTGCGTTGATGAATGAAGTGCAGGAACAGTTTGGGCGCTCGCCTGGTGTCGCTTCGGATGAACACGCGGACGATCCGTATGCCTGGAACGACGGTGCGGCGGATGATACTAGCGGTGAGGTGGCGAACCGAGCGCAGATTTTCAACCTCTGCTCACCCCCACCCGATCGCCATTCTTCCGCTCCCTCTACCGATGAGGAGGGCTGTGTGGCTGTAGAGGACACGTTGTTTAGCACGCCGCTCCCTTCTCCGGCCACATTTGATTCGAACGAACTGGAGACATCATCGCGGCTGTGCTCGGTGGAACGGGCACAAGGACCTGAggatgataacgatgatgacgtACGTGATGCCGATGTCGAGTACACACGAGGAGGAGCGGTACCATTCCGTGGGTTCCGGATGCTGGAGCTTACCCCGAGCCAGACGAGCTTCTACGCTAGCTGCACCAATTACAATGATCCCCTCACGCTGCACATTTATCCCCACCTCGAAGGGCATCGGAAGCGGTGCGATCAGATGGCTAAATCCATCCAAGAGTACGCTAAATCGACCAACAAGATGCGCCTATGGCAGGCAAGGATGCTCGAACCGGGGTCACCCTGTTTGGCGCTGTACGCGGAAGATGGCCTGTACTATCGGGCCATCATCGAGGGATGGGATGAAGAGGAACGTACCGCCCGGGTACTGTATGTCGATTATCTGAACCGGGCCgccgtatcgatcgatcgcgatttgCGCAGGTGCCCCATCGCGTTGCGCAACGTGCCGGTACACAATCTGATGGTCCGGTTGGCCGGAGTGCAGCCTAACCCGAGACAACGACCGGACGATGTGTCCCGGCAGCTTGTAACCCATCTACAGCGTACCTTCTTCGTTCGGGTGGTCGGTAAGGTGAATAAACGGCGGAtgaatgacgatgacgagccGGAAGAAAGTTTCGAAGAACTAAACGAGCCCGCCAACGAGATACCGCTGGTGGAACTGTATACCGAAGCTGACTGCCGTACCCTCATCTATCAGAAGCTGATCGACGAGAAGGTTTTCATTAAGCCATCGTTCAGTCTATCGCGGAAACGTTAA